Proteins from one Pseudomonas bijieensis genomic window:
- a CDS encoding DUF1653 domain-containing protein: MPIQPGLYQHYKGPQYRVFSIARHSETEEEVVFYQALYGDYGFWVRPLSMFQESVEVDGEQVPRFALVQAEESIFSKP, translated from the coding sequence ATGCCGATACAACCTGGGCTCTACCAACATTATAAAGGTCCGCAGTACCGCGTATTCAGCATTGCGCGGCATTCCGAGACCGAGGAAGAAGTGGTCTTCTATCAAGCCCTGTATGGCGATTACGGCTTTTGGGTACGTCCCTTGAGCATGTTCCAGGAGTCCGTCGAGGTTGACGGCGAACAGGTGCCACGCTTTGCTTTGGTGCAGGCCGAGGAGAGCATTTTTTCCAAGCCTTGA